Within the Naumovozyma castellii chromosome 1, complete genome genome, the region CCATCATTAACCCCCAGAGGAAACCCCATGGTGGCCTCATCTCCCACCCACCCAAGTAAACTGTTACATTTATTACAAGAATTGAATCAGGCAGAACTAAACCAAATGAGTGCCACTATTAAGGGCTACGCAAAAGCAATTACTCCAAATTCAGAGGAATCAAATTACTACAAGAGTCTGCTATTGAAGACTAATCCTGACGCTGGAGTTTTTATTTTAGGTGAGAATACTGTCATCGTAAAAgttaaaattgaaagtgcTAAAGTAACTGATAGTGAGAACAATACTAGTATCTATAATTGAAGTATAGAGTACATTATATAAACATGTTAAAGAACCTGATTAATTAACAATGTTAGTTTTTCTATTCATtcatcttttatttttggagCATTACATATCATACATATAAGGGAAAAGTATAAGAATCGTAGTGTGGGCACAATTAGTTAATTACCTTCTTGGCCAAAATCTCTGGTAAATTGTTCCTGCTTATGcaaatcttcatcattaactGTAGGTCTAGTGGTTTTTATAGCCTTTAAGAAATCCTTTATGGTCAGTTCTGGTTCTTGCAGTTCATCAGCCTCAATATCTGTCCAACTCATCTCAATGGCATCTTTATCTCCCGGTGAACATGGTGTCAACTTCTTGtgttcatcatcatctgataCATTTTTAAAATGAGTTGCACCTTGAATTTTTCTGATTGGTTGCATTAATGCATCCTTAACGGCAACAGCTATATCACTTCCTGAATAACCTTCCGTCATTTGGCCCAAAGTTCTataatcttctttggtCAATACACATGGTGTGTCGCCGACGTTAATTTCAAACATTTTGGTTCTTGCAGCTAAATCAGGTAGtggaatatatattctcctttcaaatcttcttcttataGCACTATCTAGTTGCCAAGGTATATTTGTTGCCCCAAGGACCAGCACACCATTTGATTCGTTTCCGACACCATTCATCTGTACCAATAATTCTGTCTTGATTCTTCTGCTTGCTTCACTTTCACCTTCACCTCTCTGTCCTGTCAAAGCATCCACCTCAtcgatgaagatgatagaAGGACTGTTTTCTCTTGCCATCGTAAACAATTGTTTcactaatttttcagattcACCCATCCACTTAGAGACCAAGTCACTCGATGAAACACTGAAAAAAGTGGAATTTGCCTCAGTGGCGACTGCCTTGGCCAAATACGATTTACCTGTCCCCGGAGGGCCATACAACAGGATACCTGAAGTTGGTTTACGATTCCCCTTAAATAGATGAGGAAATTTCACGGGTAGGATAACTGCTTCCTTCAAAGCTTCTTTCGCACCTTCCAAACCAGCAACATCCTCCCATTTGACATTTGGCTTTTCTGAAAGAATAGCTCCTGAAAGTGCACCTCTCAACTTCTTACTgtcttcattatcttcgTCATTAGATATCTTCTTAGCATCCTTCGAACCTCCATTACTGGATGAATTAGTGCCGACACTACCCTCCTTTCCCTTTTCATTAGCTTCCAAATGTTGTTTCAGTTGCTCGGCTCTATTTAAATACTCTGTAAATTTAGCTCTTATTAACTCTTTAGATTTCGCATTCTTTTCATACTTTAATGCAAGCATTAGATAATCTAATCCATTATAATATGCTGTGTATGCTTCCTCATATTGTGTCGCTGTATCATAATCAATAGCCTTTTGAACTAACTCAATACCCTTACTCAAGAAATCTCCTGTACTCATAGTCctgattttttcttctttttccttGGATAAAGAGAGGAATGGTTTTCTGCTCCTCCTCCTAGTCTTTGGTCAGTATTTGCACCTAGATTAATTGATACAACGGTTGCATACACTGTAGATATAACGATTATAATCTATGTATgattaaattaaaaatgtcTATATAGAATTTGACGGCGGTCGGGGTAACCTAAGAATCCCGGTACTCTAACACCGGCGGTGGAAGGGCCGGGTCCTCTTTCTTAACAGGAGGAGCTCTCTCGACATGGATGGGGGAAGAAAACATGTTAGTGGCTATTGTCATGGGTTTCCTGATGGGACTGGAGGTCACTAGGGGCTTACCTGGCGGTTGCGTTGTCATTTGCGAGCTACGTCTCTTTGGAGACAATGGTGCCAGGTCGTGATGGGTGGGTAGAGTTAACGTCATTCGGGAAGGAGATTTGACAAGGTTCTTTATGTCTCTGCGAGATTTCATGTACCCTCCAATGGAATCTAAATGGGCGTCATCCAGTAATGTTTGAAATAACGCATTACGTTCCTGCGCTATGTTGAGATCTTTGGTCAAACTTTCCATTTGTGTTTCTAATTCGCCAATTCtctctttcaattgtgCAAATTCCACTGTCTGGTCAATTACTGACTCCTGTCGGATATCTCCAGGCTCAATAGAGGACACGGATTTATCACCAAGATCGATGGAATGATTGTGTTTCTGTTTCTGCTTTGGCTCATGGTTATGTCTATGATGGCTTCTATGTTGTCCATTTTGAAGTCGATTCCTTTTAACCTCTTCTGATTTAAGTACTCGTGCCTTCAAAAGTTCTCTTCTCCTGGGATCCATATGCCTTTTAGTCAAAGAGCTCGTTTGATGGTCAGTCCCCTTCATAGTCTGGATCACAGATCTTAAATATTGTAGAATCGAGCCCATTCTCCTTGGTTGTCTGTATCCTTTCCTCTTCAAACGTTTCCTCCTTAGTTGTTTTCCCTCAGTATGGGTTCCTAGATCTTTCTTCTTACTCCTGAGCATTCGTTTTGGTGGTTCCGTAGAAGCAAGCTGCTTTCCCTTTTGTGAACCGCCATTAATGACATTTCTAAAAAACTCGTTGATTGACTGGAGAACCATCTTGCCTGTCTCTCTCAAATCCTGTCGATTTCTTCTGAAGGCTTTCTGATTGATGAAAGTAGTGTTGAGTTGTTGAAAGATCAACCTGAAAATgaataaacaaataaacaCGAAACTTAAGCATTAACGCgtctgaaaaatttatccCGAGTAAACACTTGATATGGAACTTTTATATGTTGTCgttaaaaatataagaaTATAGTCATCAGTATATCAGGAGCAAGAGGTTATACTGCATCATGTTCACCTCTGGGAAAGTACTTCCTGTAAAAATTCAACCCCCTCTCTTAAGACCATTGGCTTATAGAGTCCTGTCGAAGAAATATGGTCTAAGTATTAAATCTGATGGCTTATCTGCATTGGCTGAATTTGTCGGCAATACAATGGGATCTGATTGGAAAAGAAGTCCTGaaacattaaattttttggAATTGTTTGCATCTGTTTGGAAACAACAGGAGCGGGGATTGTTCGTGGATAAAGCTGGTGTGTTGGAAGTCGTATGCGAGTTAAAAGAACGTGAAAAGACTAACATCCAGGAATCAACGCAACAGAGGGATAACAATAAGGGTACTAATGATTATAGCAGAAAAGGTAAGACTCTTGACAACTTTCTTACGGGAGCTgcaaataacaataatcTCGAGGAGAATGAAAGTTTGAACTCGGACACCTCTGATCTAATGCTTCCACATAATTCTTCCCTGTCTCCAATACCACTAAATGAGAGTGATTTACCAATGGATcttgaaaatgatgaacttCCTGAAAATAATACTCATTcgcaacagcaacaacagcaatTGAATTGGAAGGATTATTTTAAAGTTATTAACGTATCTGAGCAACAAAAATTTACTTACAATGCCAATAAGATgcaattccaattttgtCCAATAAACACAAATACGTCAGTTATTAAACTACCAACAACCCAAACAAATGTCACAATTTTCCCTACTAGATACTATTTAATCAGGGATAGAGTTATGAGAAAtgaaaactttcaaaatgatgataCCTTTAATCCTCTATCATCAATGATGCATTTAAAAGAGGAACTACAAGAATCGGGTGGAAATGTAAATATTACCTCTTTTATGTCTATAACACCAATTAAAAATCTACTAGGCCGCGATGGTATGAACTTTTTACTATTAGGGctattaaagaaaaatacaaGAGGTAATTGGGCCTTAGAAGATCCTTCTGGGAgcattgaaattgaaatatcCCAAACTATCCCAACTAAAGGGCTGTATTATGTTCCGGGCTGCATTGTATTGGCAGAAGGAATCTATTTTTCAGTGGGAAATAAGTTCCACGTTACCTCAATGACTCATCCACCAGGTGAAAGGAGGGAGACGACACTAGAAGCTATCGGTAACTTGGATTTATTGGGTGTTCACGGTGcatcaaatgaaaattaTATTGCTAGATtagataatgatttgaagatcAGATTACATTTCTTAGAGAAAGAGTTAGAAGATCATAGATTTGTCATCTTAGGAGGTGATTTGTTTTTAGACGAACTGGCAACTTTGGAGGCATTGAAAAAAACATTTACAAAGTTAGAAGAAGATCCTCCAACATTACTTATTTTCCAAGGTTCATTTACCTCTGTACCTGTTCATGCATCTATGACAAGTAGAAATGTCAGTGCGACTACtcaatataaaaataacTTCGATACTTTGGCGGGCTTATTATCAAcctttgaaaatatcattaacGGATCGACATTAATCTTTATACCCGGTCCTAATGATCCTTGGAGCTCAATGGTATCTCTCGGTGCAACTGGTATTTTCCCTCAAAAACCAATCCCCACATACTTTACACAAAAAATGAATAGAGTTTGTAAGCATATTATTTGGGGTTCCAATCCAACAAGAATTGCATATTTGTCTCAAGAAGTCGTTATTTCAAGAGATAATCTAGTGGAAAGATTCAAGAGAAATAGtgtaatttttccaacCGTGGAGGAAACTAGAGAACAACGACTACAAGAAGTAGAAGAAAGACTACAGAATATATCGATTGATGAGACTGTTTCGATTGATGAGTTGGTTAAGGACAAAGACCAGAAAAACTTAAAAGTACAAGAAACCAGAAAAATTGTCAAGACGATATTGGATCAAGGACACCTTTCACCATTCACTACAAATATACGCCCTCTCTTTTGGGATTTGGATTATTCCTTAACTTTATATCCGATACCAACTACCCTTATCATGTGTGATACATCAGCACCTCAATTTGACCTAACATACAATGGTTGTAAATCAATCAACCCAGGTCGATTTATTATAAAGAGGCGTGCTAGATATCTGGAATATAAACCGTCACAGAAAACAGTCGTTCAACAGGAAGTATACTTTTAGATAATTCTCCATAtgcattatttaattacaTCAGCATCATAATTACATAAAGGCCACtaatcattattaatcttATTATAGTTTCAATATggatattttttgaattttgacGTGACCTCACATGGCATACAATAAACAGGATCAATaggattcaaattttcGAAGCCCATTAAACTCAATCCTGTGATTCCAAACAATGTATGGAACACATCCACTTCATTATCTGGTCTATCACTTATCCCACCTCTCTTAGTATCTTGGCTCGATAATATAAAATGTCTTAACTTCTTATAGTCAATCCAGTTTAACTTGTTAATAATTGCTAGGGATGACAAAACCCACCAACTATAACATACATCTGGTAACTTGCTTGGTCGGCCATTAAGTCCACCTTCAGGAAGTTGCCTTTCGCAAAGCCACCAGccaattttatcaatttgactctttgataatttattcaCTTTACCAACCACAGCCAATGCACCAAGACAGGTAAAGGCTTGAGCAGCGTGGGATTCTGATCCAGGTGATAGCCCAAATCCACCATCAAAATTATAACACTTAAGGATGTAATCAACTGCGGGATCTACTATTTCTGGTGTCAATCTTCCTAAAATAGATAACGAACTTAATGCTGTATAAATAAATCGTGTGTCAACCTCACCAAATCTGTCTCCTTGGAATGATCCATCTTCTAGCTGGTTCTTCTTAATGAATTCAACgcatttttcaatttgctCTTCAGTTAACGCATCCAAAGAATTATAAATAGATAGTATTTGAATGCCTGACAATGTAGTCAAAAGATGAGCATCATGTCTTGGAAAGGGACTAAACCCACCAGTACTTTTCACCCAACATGACAAGACAAAATTAACAATGTCTTCTTTCTTAAAAGTGTCTTTAGCATCTAAAATGCACAATGCCGTAAGCCCCCAATAGACGCCGTTCAGACGCAGATGCTCAGACAACCAGTACTCCAGATCTCCTTGCTTAGCATCTAAGGATTTAATATATTCGATATGCTTCTCTTTTAGAAATTCCATTGGCATATGATGGGCAATTGTACGTCTGAATTCCTTCGTTATTTATATGCATGATTGATTGTGTGTTAACACGAATAAAATAGAACGACtatattttccattattcTCGATAAACAAAAATGAGAGGAAAGAAGATCAGAGAAGACGACGGTACAAGATATAATGGGAGCTAGGAGAGTTAACTTGGAAGATATAGATGTTGATATTGACTACACCGTTGCTGGTCaggaagaaaatgttgGCACCGCCCTAAGAAGATTGGAATTCCAACGACAACAGAGATTGCAACTGGTACCCACCGATGATCTCGAGGTCCGTACTGTGTTAGGTTTGCTAAACGAACCAGAAGAAACTCTCAACGAGGATAAATTTAGTCGAAGAGAACGACTAGCAGAATTACTATTCAATAACGAAGAACATTTGAATACTTACAAGAATTCAAGTCTTTATCATGGGCATAGTAACCCAGATCCTATCAGCAGCACAGATGGAAGTAAAatagaggaagaagatgaagatttctATACCCCTGCTACTGCTAAATTGATAGAAGCAAGAAAATTTATCCTGCCTTACTCTATTGATAGATCCATGAAACGTCTTCAATCAATGAAGGAAAGGGCATTAAACTTTGACATAGGAAAAGAGATAAACACAAGGAGACAACTCAACcaacatttggaaaaaatgCAGTTGGTAGGTTCACAGATCGTATCTATAAGGCCAATATCGAAGGTCTGTTTAATGTCGGATAATGCCTTATGTGCCACGGGAAGTTGGGCTGGagatattaaaattttggaTACCAAAACATTAGATGTAATCTCTGGTATTGAGAATGGTCACGATGGGAAAATTGGTGGTCTTGCTTGGAACAGTACAAATACACATCTGGTTTCAGGTGCTGACGATTGCCTGGTTAAAATACATTCTTTTGATCCTGATGTAAAGATAATAAAGGAGTTGACGGCGTTGCAGGGTCATACTGGACGTGTAGTAAATGTAGATTTCCATCCTTCTGGACGATTCGTTGCTAGTGCTTCATTTGATATGACCTGGAGGTTGTGGGATATAGAAAGTGAAACTGAATTACAATTTCAAGAAGGTCATGGTAAAGAAGTTTATTCCTTgtcatttcaaaatgatgGCGCCCTTCTTTGTAGCGGTGGGCTTGATAATGCTGCAATAGTATGGGACGTTAGAACTGGAAAATCAATTATGAACCTACAAGGTCATGCAAAACCTATATATTCAGTGGATTGGTCACCTGACGGCTATCATATTGCAACCGGTGGTGGAGATGGGGTTATAAATATATGGGATATAAGAAAAACGACGGAAACTACCAGACTTCTTGCACATAATAATATCGTTACTGGAGTACGCTTCCAGAAATCTACTGGTCATTGCTTGGTGTCGTGCGGTTATGACAAGCAGATCCGTATATACAGTTCTGATAACTGGATTCAAGTAAAAACATTGGAAGGACATACAGATAAGATTCTAGATGTGGATATCTCCGAAGATGCTCAATTAATTGTTAGCAGCGGTTGGGATCGATCGTTGAAGTTGTGGAAACAAGAGTAGTACTAACATAACATATACTAGAGCTATTTAATATCGTCTACTaggaaaataataacttGCATCAATTCTATTTATTATGTCTTCTACTTAAACCCTGATTGTTATTACCTGTTCGCACTCGATGCGTCGGTAGTTTGCCTAATCTAGTCAGTAGTTCGGATAACTctgattttaaattttgataCTCAATTTTTTGGATTTCGATGTTCTCTTCAAAAGCAGTGATATTACTTAGCACATCAACCTTTTGGGTGCCAGTCGCTTCTAACAATGCTTGAAGTGAGGTTTCCACTTCTGCGCTCCCTTCTTGAACcttctcaatttcttgTGCAGTCTCCTTTAGAGACACAGATACCTTCTCTATTTCCTTACGcatatattcattttcagTGTCTCTTGAGCTATTAAGACGTTCCTCCCTCTCTATATCCTCCTGTAAGGTTCTTGATTTACTAAATAAAACTTTCATATCAAGTAGCTTCCCTTCCTTATTCGCCAGTGTCTCTAGATATTTTACAATATTCAGATTTAATTGCTGTGTCTTTTCGTACTTTTCAAGATTTGCAAGTTCCATATCTTTAATCTTATTAGTATCGTCtgtaatatttttgttGGAAACTTCTAACTTTTCTGAGACTTTCACCTTCTCAGCTTGGTAAAAGATAACATGGTCCCCCTCAACTGGATCTAACTCTTGAAAATCCATTAGTTCTTTTATTTGAGCATCATTTTCGTCATATGCTTCTCCGATAGATTGCAAAAGCTTATGTGTGATAATTCCACTTGATAAATGGTAGTCTAGATCAGAAGATTCATTTCCGGTACTAATACCTGTTAATTGTGACATATCTTGTTTTAATGGGTTGGTTGAATAATCATTTTTTAATCTTTTTGATATGTAGAACGACGTTTTCTTGACACTGTCAGTGGCGCCATGATCTAGTTTAGGACGTCCACGTTTTTTGGCTTGGAACGCCTCTTCAAGCttattttctcttttaCTATAATGCACTTCAGTAAGTAATGATCTCTCCACATCCATAGAGTTATAATTTTTGATCGGATAAATATCTGGCAGTGGCCAAGGAATACTGGGATTCTCCAACCAATCCAAAAGATAAGTCAGCTTTTGAGCATAAATGGGCCGTAGATCGGGAGGTAATGTACCTACTCTATCCCTAAGAACCACCACTGCGGCCGTTATCTTTTCTAAATATTGACGGCTCGTTGGCTGAAATTGTTTCCCAAAAAAAAGTTTACAATGATCAATAGAATTAATAGTTATTAATCTCACAATTGGGGGTCGATCATCAATCTTCCTTTTATTCCTGCAAtgttttaatattttttgcaTGTCTTCTTTAGTTTTGTCAAAAGTATTATCAAGGCATATTAACATGTCAAACTGGTTTGGGCCTTTGATTGGAAATTTTGAGACATCCCAGTCATCCGAGGGAAAGAGATGACAACTACATGAGTAATTCCTTACTTTGTTTTTTGTCTTTATAGATTGGCCATCATATCTTTTGA harbors:
- the VPS4 gene encoding AAA family ATPase VPS4 (ancestral locus Anc_7.530), with the translated sequence MSTGDFLSKGIELVQKAIDYDTATQYEEAYTAYYNGLDYLMLALKYEKNAKSKELIRAKFTEYLNRAEQLKQHLEANEKGKEGSVGTNSSSNGGSKDAKKISNDEDNEDSKKLRGALSGAILSEKPNVKWEDVAGLEGAKEALKEAVILPVKFPHLFKGNRKPTSGILLYGPPGTGKSYLAKAVATEANSTFFSVSSSDLVSKWMGESEKLVKQLFTMARENSPSIIFIDEVDALTGQRGEGESEASRRIKTELLVQMNGVGNESNGVLVLGATNIPWQLDSAIRRRFERRIYIPLPDLAARTKMFEINVGDTPCVLTKEDYRTLGQMTEGYSGSDIAVAVKDALMQPIRKIQGATHFKNVSDDDEHKKLTPCSPGDKDAIEMSWTDIEADELQEPELTIKDFLKAIKTTRPTVNDEDLHKQEQFTRDFGQEGN
- the CSA1 gene encoding Csa1p (ancestral locus Anc_7.531), yielding MVLQSINEFFRNVINGGSQKGKQLASTEPPKRMLRSKKKDLGTHTEGKQLRRKRLKRKGYRQPRRMGSILQYLRSVIQTMKGTDHQTSSLTKRHMDPRRRELLKARVLKSEEVKRNRLQNGQHRSHHRHNHEPKQKQKHNHSIDLGDKSVSSIEPGDIRQESVIDQTVEFAQLKERIGELETQMESLTKDLNIAQERNALFQTLLDDAHLDSIGGYMKSRRDIKNLVKSPSRMTLTLPTHHDLAPLSPKRRSSQMTTQPPGKPLVTSSPIRKPMTIATNMFSSPIHVERAPPVKKEDPALPPPVLEYRDS
- the DPB2 gene encoding DNA polymerase epsilon noncatalytic subunit (ancestral locus Anc_7.532) — encoded protein: MFTSGKVLPVKIQPPLLRPLAYRVLSKKYGLSIKSDGLSALAEFVGNTMGSDWKRSPETLNFLELFASVWKQQERGLFVDKAGVLEVVCELKEREKTNIQESTQQRDNNKGTNDYSRKGKTLDNFLTGAANNNNLEENESLNSDTSDLMLPHNSSLSPIPLNESDLPMDLENDELPENNTHSQQQQQQLNWKDYFKVINVSEQQKFTYNANKMQFQFCPINTNTSVIKLPTTQTNVTIFPTRYYLIRDRVMRNENFQNDDTFNPLSSMMHLKEELQESGGNVNITSFMSITPIKNLLGRDGMNFLLLGLLKKNTRGNWALEDPSGSIEIEISQTIPTKGLYYVPGCIVLAEGIYFSVGNKFHVTSMTHPPGERRETTLEAIGNLDLLGVHGASNENYIARLDNDLKIRLHFLEKELEDHRFVILGGDLFLDELATLEALKKTFTKLEEDPPTLLIFQGSFTSVPVHASMTSRNVSATTQYKNNFDTLAGLLSTFENIINGSTLIFIPGPNDPWSSMVSLGATGIFPQKPIPTYFTQKMNRVCKHIIWGSNPTRIAYLSQEVVISRDNLVERFKRNSVIFPTVEETREQRLQEVEERLQNISIDETVSIDELVKDKDQKNLKVQETRKIVKTILDQGHLSPFTTNIRPLFWDLDYSLTLYPIPTTLIMCDTSAPQFDLTYNGCKSINPGRFIIKRRARYLEYKPSQKTVVQQEVYF
- the BET2 gene encoding Rab geranylgeranyltransferase BET2 (ancestral locus Anc_7.533), which produces MPMEFLKEKHIEYIKSLDAKQGDLEYWLSEHLRLNGVYWGLTALCILDAKDTFKKEDIVNFVLSCWVKSTGGFSPFPRHDAHLLTTLSGIQILSIYNSLDALTEEQIEKCVEFIKKNQLEDGSFQGDRFGEVDTRFIYTALSSLSILGRLTPEIVDPAVDYILKCYNFDGGFGLSPGSESHAAQAFTCLGALAVVGKVNKLSKSQIDKIGWWLCERQLPEGGLNGRPSKLPDVCYSWWVLSSLAIINKLNWIDYKKLRHFILSSQDTKRGGISDRPDNEVDVFHTLFGITGLSLMGFENLNPIDPVYCMPCEVTSKFKKYPY
- the PRP4 gene encoding U4/U6-U5 snRNP complex subunit PRP4 (ancestral locus Anc_7.534); the encoded protein is MGARRVNLEDIDVDIDYTVAGQEENVGTALRRLEFQRQQRLQLVPTDDLEVRTVLGLLNEPEETLNEDKFSRRERLAELLFNNEEHLNTYKNSSLYHGHSNPDPISSTDGSKIEEEDEDFYTPATAKLIEARKFILPYSIDRSMKRLQSMKERALNFDIGKEINTRRQLNQHLEKMQLVGSQIVSIRPISKVCLMSDNALCATGSWAGDIKILDTKTLDVISGIENGHDGKIGGLAWNSTNTHLVSGADDCLVKIHSFDPDVKIIKELTALQGHTGRVVNVDFHPSGRFVASASFDMTWRLWDIESETELQFQEGHGKEVYSLSFQNDGALLCSGGLDNAAIVWDVRTGKSIMNLQGHAKPIYSVDWSPDGYHIATGGGDGVINIWDIRKTTETTRLLAHNNIVTGVRFQKSTGHCLVSCGYDKQIRIYSSDNWIQVKTLEGHTDKILDVDISEDAQLIVSSGWDRSLKLWKQE
- the HDA3 gene encoding Hda3p (ancestral locus Anc_7.535), which encodes MDLLKILDTKPIPSIADARTLGVTGNTSGDYWLPTTMCLYQKELTDQIVSLHYSDILRYFETQDYKEDVVLESMRTMCQNSEYVSTHPYLLINHFMPKSLITKDIPLNLADTSGKFAILRDLINLVQEYETNTAIVCKAGRTMDLLEALLLGNKVNIKRYDGQSIKTKNKVRNYSCSCHLFPSDDWDVSKFPIKGPNQFDMLICLDNTFDKTKEDMQKILKHCRNKRKIDDRPPIVRLITINSIDHCKLFFGKQFQPTSRQYLEKITAAVVVLRDRVGTLPPDLRPIYAQKLTYLLDWLENPSIPWPLPDIYPIKNYNSMDVERSLLTEVHYSKRENKLEEAFQAKKRGRPKLDHGATDSVKKTSFYISKRLKNDYSTNPLKQDMSQLTGISTGNESSDLDYHLSSGIITHKLLQSIGEAYDENDAQIKELMDFQELDPVEGDHVIFYQAEKVKVSEKLEVSNKNITDDTNKIKDMELANLEKYEKTQQLNLNIVKYLETLANKEGKLLDMKVLFSKSRTLQEDIEREERLNSSRDTENEYMRKEIEKVSVSLKETAQEIEKVQEGSAEVETSLQALLEATGTQKVDVLSNITAFEENIEIQKIEYQNLKSELSELLTRLGKLPTHRVRTGNNNQGLSRRHNK